The Fortiea contorta PCC 7126 genome has a segment encoding these proteins:
- a CDS encoding serine/threonine protein kinase: MIPEIEPGTVVNSRYQIQKTLGKGGFGRTYLAFDSQRFDEPCVLKEFFPTVSKEENLGKSKDLFTREAKVLYQIQHPQIPKFLAWFTDNQRIFIVQEYIDGKTYADILSERQPFSEIEVRTWLLDILPVLQYLHDRQIIHRDISLENIMLPHNQSQPVLIDFGAVKENFTQIAASGFYHSIRSSVVGKFGYSPPEQLRLGYAYPSSDIYALGVCAVVMLTGKMPQYLLDESLNWQWSTHVNIGDAFTKILDKMLAEKALARYQSAAEIILALNKLQNDSSVIPRLNFKITSPLEILKIRKIQQETQQALADLLILQDLEQKLRNYHDYHNLPKTIYLHLDLSTYIQQQSLTVSESSSHGSIKFPAIATKINDIFSKKNSKPVTTNRNIKIDTQEFLQTAVATNNLQILEIIKKEFTNFIGPISNFLINEALAIFPNCSSQQLIEILAAEIPDKSMAQQFQEGIHHIIESKLHLLQES; the protein is encoded by the coding sequence ATGATTCCCGAAATTGAGCCAGGAACCGTAGTCAATAGCCGCTATCAGATTCAGAAAACACTGGGTAAGGGAGGATTTGGGCGGACTTACCTTGCATTTGATAGTCAGCGCTTCGATGAACCTTGTGTGTTAAAAGAATTTTTCCCAACGGTATCAAAAGAAGAAAATCTCGGTAAATCAAAAGATTTATTTACACGAGAAGCCAAAGTTTTATATCAAATTCAACATCCGCAGATTCCCAAATTTTTAGCTTGGTTTACAGATAATCAGCGGATTTTTATTGTTCAGGAATATATCGACGGCAAGACTTATGCAGATATTTTATCAGAACGCCAGCCTTTTTCGGAAATAGAAGTGAGAACATGGCTACTCGATATATTACCAGTTTTACAATATCTCCACGATCGCCAAATTATTCATCGAGATATTTCCCTAGAAAACATCATGCTACCACACAATCAATCGCAGCCTGTCCTGATTGATTTTGGTGCAGTAAAAGAAAACTTCACACAAATTGCAGCTAGCGGTTTTTATCATTCAATTCGCAGTTCAGTAGTAGGAAAATTTGGCTATTCTCCACCAGAACAATTAAGGTTAGGTTACGCTTATCCTTCTAGCGATATTTATGCGCTTGGTGTTTGTGCGGTGGTGATGTTAACTGGAAAAATGCCCCAGTATTTATTAGATGAATCGCTCAATTGGCAATGGTCTACTCATGTTAACATCGGCGATGCTTTTACCAAAATTCTCGATAAAATGCTCGCTGAAAAAGCGCTCGCCCGCTACCAATCAGCGGCAGAAATTATCTTAGCTTTGAATAAGCTGCAAAACGATTCATCTGTGATACCGCGTTTAAATTTCAAAATTACATCCCCATTAGAAATTCTAAAAATTCGCAAAATTCAACAAGAAACTCAACAAGCATTAGCAGATTTATTGATTTTGCAAGACCTAGAACAAAAACTCAGGAACTATCACGATTATCATAATTTACCCAAAACTATTTATCTACATTTAGATTTATCGACATATATACAACAGCAATCCTTGACTGTTTCCGAGTCTAGCTCTCATGGGTCGATAAAATTTCCAGCCATAGCCACAAAAATCAACGATATTTTTAGTAAAAAAAACTCTAAACCAGTAACAACCAATAGAAATATAAAAATCGATACGCAAGAGTTTTTACAAACTGCTGTAGCTACCAATAATCTACAAATTTTAGAAATTATTAAAAAAGAATTTACTAATTTTATTGGGCCGATATCTAACTTTCTCATTAATGAAGCATTGGCAATTTTCCCCAACTGTTCATCCCAGCAACTCATCGAAATTTTAGCAGCAGAAATTCCCGACAAATCGATGGCGCAGCAATTTCAAGAAGGAATACACCATATCATTGAATCAAAATTGCATCTTTTACAAGAAAGTTGA
- a CDS encoding caspase family protein encodes MCPLGINSSNSNNILTTKEGKLWILLVGVNEYQDGSLPNLRYPAVDCQALGAALAKATQGFPHKEVIIHHDLASQTPTLTTVRRSLQRIVSQTQPTDSILLYFSGHGILETQTQQVVLCLADTENDNLLNTGFSLQEILQILGTSRTNQQLICLDTCHSGDMNLLGINRGKARDGSMAETLLNPTTQMTNILRKRAAQSKGFCALLSCDQGQQSWEFPELGHGVFTYYLTRGILGEAADAHGVIEADGLYKYVYRQTVQYIDKLNHKLRLINQQKLERGDNKLHPEYPLQTPKRIVEGVGELIVGFKNETSAFSHQRRALIIDALSQNKTTRDLNRLFAGAGNFQVDLFPQPNQSWLNIKVKIQEFLHSEHESISQYSSNLKGVKPTPTSLLYLRGHIEEIADGEAWLILKNGVRLSRSWLRQELRRAAKTQQIIILDCPEATSLESWIEDLQCSTGKGQCIIGCASPAKAPELFSQVLLETLVSANPQTGLSVSKWIEELQKRLVNKNVKLPVWVSETEVIVDILPGNISKVFHNLQQSSLQEISETAQFDDTQFTSLPSRSGVKHFVISAEQHTELEQLLKQYIGLITPAIFKKNLPVNNSKELVEKLASYLSPEEQDRFRQQALIILEKQTIVSVRNLPISQIIDADFINKCEQELVDLIGPIARFILQGILQSYPQISSRELVNKLIAQIPCPQQAREFQHRMIGK; translated from the coding sequence ATGTGTCCATTAGGTATTAACTCTAGTAACTCAAATAATATCCTCACCACAAAAGAGGGGAAACTCTGGATTTTATTAGTAGGTGTTAACGAATATCAAGATGGGAGTCTACCTAATTTACGCTATCCGGCTGTCGATTGCCAAGCCCTAGGTGCAGCCTTAGCCAAAGCTACACAAGGATTTCCCCATAAAGAAGTAATTATACATCACGATTTAGCTTCACAAACACCAACTTTAACAACAGTGCGTAGGAGTTTACAGCGAATAGTTTCCCAAACTCAACCCACTGACTCCATCTTGTTATATTTTTCTGGTCATGGCATATTAGAAACCCAAACTCAGCAAGTTGTATTGTGTTTAGCAGACACCGAAAACGACAACTTGTTAAATACAGGATTCTCTCTCCAAGAAATCTTGCAAATTTTAGGAACCAGCCGAACAAACCAACAACTAATTTGTTTAGATACCTGTCATAGCGGTGATATGAATTTGTTAGGGATAAACAGAGGTAAAGCCAGAGATGGAAGCATGGCTGAGACATTACTCAATCCCACAACTCAGATGACAAATATTCTGCGAAAACGCGCTGCTCAAAGCAAAGGATTTTGTGCTTTATTATCTTGTGACCAAGGACAACAATCTTGGGAGTTTCCCGAATTGGGACATGGCGTATTCACCTACTACTTAACGCGGGGAATTTTAGGTGAAGCGGCTGATGCTCATGGCGTTATAGAAGCCGATGGATTATATAAATATGTTTATCGGCAAACAGTCCAGTATATTGATAAATTAAACCATAAATTGCGACTGATTAATCAACAGAAATTAGAACGAGGCGACAATAAACTGCATCCAGAATATCCCCTCCAAACCCCAAAAAGAATTGTCGAAGGAGTTGGAGAATTAATTGTGGGTTTTAAAAACGAAACATCCGCATTTTCTCACCAGCGACGAGCGCTGATTATCGATGCACTCTCCCAAAATAAAACTACCCGTGACTTAAATCGGTTATTTGCAGGTGCTGGTAATTTCCAAGTAGATTTATTTCCTCAACCAAACCAATCTTGGTTGAATATCAAGGTAAAAATCCAAGAATTTTTGCATAGCGAGCATGAATCTATCAGCCAATATTCTAGCAACTTGAAAGGCGTTAAACCGACACCAACATCCTTATTATATTTACGCGGACACATCGAAGAAATTGCTGATGGTGAAGCTTGGTTAATTTTAAAAAATGGAGTGCGGCTGAGTCGTTCTTGGTTAAGACAAGAACTCAGACGCGCTGCAAAAACTCAACAAATAATTATTCTTGATTGTCCAGAAGCTACTTCCTTAGAAAGCTGGATAGAAGATTTACAATGCAGTACAGGAAAGGGACAATGCATCATCGGTTGCGCTTCCCCAGCCAAAGCACCAGAATTATTTTCTCAAGTGCTGCTAGAAACCCTCGTGAGTGCAAACCCACAAACTGGTTTGTCTGTTTCTAAATGGATTGAAGAATTACAAAAACGGTTAGTGAATAAAAATGTTAAACTCCCGGTTTGGGTATCAGAAACAGAAGTAATTGTAGATATTTTACCGGGGAATATCAGCAAAGTTTTTCACAATTTACAGCAGTCATCATTACAGGAAATTTCAGAAACTGCACAGTTTGATGATACACAATTTACCAGCTTACCTTCTCGTTCTGGTGTAAAACATTTTGTCATCAGTGCAGAACAACACACTGAATTGGAACAGTTGTTAAAGCAATACATAGGATTGATTACACCAGCTATCTTTAAAAAAAATTTACCAGTTAATAACTCTAAAGAATTAGTAGAAAAATTAGCTAGCTATTTATCACCAGAAGAACAAGATAGATTTCGGCAGCAAGCATTAATTATTTTAGAAAAACAGACAATTGTTTCTGTAAGAAATTTACCAATTTCTCAAATTATTGACGCTGACTTTATCAATAAATGTGAGCAAGAATTAGTTGATTTAATCGGACCGATAGCTAGGTTTATCTTACAAGGAATATTGCAATCTTATCCCCAAATTTCCTCCAGGGAACTAGTGAATAAATTGATAGCGCAAATTCCCTGTCCGCAACAAGCCAGAGAATTTCAACACCGAATGATTGGTAAGTAA
- a CDS encoding cupin domain-containing protein, whose translation MTDILSSSSQRTFDVEKLVRFSPEKAIVTEIAITKYSSIAVWGVRPGQQVPAHTHPDGQDTWIMVRGELTYYLGDGHKKIISAGQVDIAEPSQVHGAINEGLEDAVFVSIYSAPTLNVVPASP comes from the coding sequence ATGACCGATATTTTATCCTCTTCTTCCCAACGCACATTTGACGTAGAAAAGTTAGTGCGTTTTTCCCCAGAAAAAGCAATTGTGACAGAAATAGCCATCACCAAATATTCCAGCATTGCTGTTTGGGGTGTACGTCCCGGACAACAAGTACCCGCACACACTCACCCCGATGGACAAGATACCTGGATTATGGTGAGAGGAGAATTGACCTACTATCTTGGCGATGGACACAAGAAAATTATCTCTGCGGGCCAGGTTGATATCGCCGAACCATCGCAAGTTCATGGTGCAATTAATGAAGGATTGGAAGATGCGGTGTTTGTTTCAATCTATTCTGCTCCAACTCTAAACGTTGTCCCCGCATCTCCATAA
- a CDS encoding sigma-70 family RNA polymerase sigma factor, whose amino-acid sequence MRSRQEITELFTTFLQFEADRAAGWSVDAKLRRNLTSYQTNLSQPENSANFWVYYLYKLWQEQPQGLVKWHFSAYLQEVCYWTVYKIVVNLSSTHNSVSDCFQMAIARVDKVLKGYKPDIRFHLHNYATAIFGSELKEMLRSQNEIDICTNWRLLRKITQKRLVESLQNLGLGTEIIQRYVLCWKCYQALYAPKQPSGSRKLPQPDEATWTAIAQLYNSQRYTQFAQPGPEANPEIMEKWLVGCAKAVRDYLYPNMSSLNAAVGNDESGEFQDILPQLKQDSLMTEIVAHEELQERQSQQLQISSVLVAAIQELDAQGQEILQLYYNQNLTQQQIAQQLGIKQYTISRRLTKAKDSLLLKLANWSQQSLHTSLNSLVLNYISTILEEWLKTYYNRTI is encoded by the coding sequence ATGCGTTCACGTCAAGAGATTACTGAGCTATTTACCACTTTCTTACAGTTTGAGGCTGATAGAGCGGCTGGTTGGTCGGTTGATGCTAAACTGAGACGAAATCTTACCAGTTACCAGACAAACCTTTCACAACCGGAGAATTCCGCAAATTTTTGGGTGTATTATCTGTATAAGCTGTGGCAAGAGCAACCGCAAGGATTGGTAAAATGGCATTTTTCGGCTTATTTGCAAGAGGTGTGTTATTGGACGGTTTACAAAATTGTAGTGAATCTGTCTTCCACTCACAATAGTGTGTCTGATTGTTTTCAAATGGCGATCGCTCGTGTTGATAAAGTATTAAAAGGCTACAAACCTGATATACGTTTTCATCTGCACAATTATGCAACGGCGATTTTTGGTAGCGAACTCAAAGAGATGCTGCGATCGCAAAATGAAATCGATATCTGCACTAATTGGCGATTATTGCGGAAAATCACCCAAAAGCGGTTGGTGGAGTCTTTACAAAATTTAGGGTTGGGTACGGAAATTATTCAACGCTACGTGTTATGTTGGAAGTGTTATCAGGCTTTGTATGCTCCCAAGCAACCATCAGGATCGCGGAAATTGCCCCAGCCAGACGAAGCCACATGGACAGCGATCGCTCAACTTTATAACTCTCAACGCTACACTCAATTTGCCCAACCAGGCCCAGAAGCCAACCCAGAAATTATGGAAAAATGGTTGGTTGGTTGTGCAAAAGCAGTGCGTGATTATTTGTACCCCAATATGTCTTCCTTAAATGCAGCGGTGGGGAATGATGAGTCTGGGGAATTTCAGGACATCTTACCACAACTCAAGCAAGATTCTCTGATGACAGAAATCGTTGCTCATGAAGAATTGCAAGAAAGACAGTCACAGCAATTGCAAATTAGTAGCGTCTTAGTCGCAGCGATACAAGAACTAGATGCACAAGGGCAGGAAATTCTGCAACTTTACTACAACCAGAATCTCACCCAACAACAGATAGCGCAACAATTGGGTATTAAGCAGTATACCATTTCTCGCCGGCTGACCAAAGCCAAAGACTCATTATTGCTCAAGCTAGCAAATTGGAGTCAACAGTCCCTGCATACTTCCCTAAACTCGCTGGTACTGAACTATATCAGCACTATTTTAGAGGAATGGTTAAAAACTTACTATAACCGAACAATTTAG
- a CDS encoding DUF1822 family protein: MINLGTFTLNNPTHLWLEISETAQTRIWQQSQAFSSDNRRWVAYLNRLSLDTFLPWLQAEHVIDATPFPNLASLPSVWEVVNGVGISLGNKRLVLIPSEAADLGELRVPQEWVDIPSWVADYYLAVQVNLEEGCIRVWGYTTHALLKSMGSYDQSDRAYCLDGEDLISHLNILWMASQICPEEATQAGETPPLPQLQLTEAQNLLQRLGNPKVILARFAVPFPTWGALLEHGGWRQRLYEQRQGQPQKWSMNQWLQNGVSDFAQTFGWGRIELQANFAGARGFRDAESTYALPTLVRRLTIAGQEYELQVKPQGNLQERVWRFELRHVSGSAVIPVGTKLTLLTEDLQPFDGNQVQATTVVDKLYIEVALGDEEEGLVWEIEPTPQDFQREILFL; this comes from the coding sequence ATGATAAATTTAGGTACATTCACTTTAAACAACCCTACACACTTGTGGTTAGAAATTTCCGAAACCGCACAGACAAGAATTTGGCAGCAAAGCCAAGCTTTTTCCTCAGATAATCGACGGTGGGTTGCGTATCTCAACCGTTTGAGTTTGGATACTTTCCTTCCTTGGCTACAAGCAGAACATGTGATTGATGCGACTCCTTTCCCTAATTTGGCATCATTGCCCAGCGTCTGGGAAGTTGTCAATGGCGTCGGAATTTCTTTGGGAAACAAACGACTGGTCTTGATTCCCAGTGAAGCAGCGGATTTAGGAGAACTGCGGGTTCCTCAAGAATGGGTGGATATTCCCAGTTGGGTAGCAGATTATTATTTAGCAGTCCAAGTTAATTTAGAAGAAGGTTGTATCCGGGTTTGGGGATATACAACTCATGCTTTACTCAAGAGTATGGGTAGTTATGACCAAAGCGATCGCGCTTATTGTTTAGATGGAGAAGACTTAATTTCCCACCTGAATATATTATGGATGGCGAGTCAAATTTGTCCAGAGGAAGCTACCCAAGCTGGAGAAACCCCACCTTTACCACAACTACAACTGACCGAAGCACAAAACTTATTGCAGCGCTTAGGTAATCCCAAGGTTATCTTAGCACGTTTTGCAGTACCATTTCCCACTTGGGGAGCACTCTTAGAACATGGCGGATGGCGACAAAGATTGTATGAACAACGTCAAGGACAACCACAAAAATGGTCAATGAATCAGTGGTTGCAAAATGGTGTCTCTGATTTCGCCCAGACATTCGGTTGGGGAAGAATTGAATTACAAGCAAATTTTGCAGGTGCGAGAGGCTTCCGCGATGCAGAGTCTACATATGCATTACCTACTTTAGTTAGAAGATTAACTATAGCCGGTCAAGAGTATGAATTGCAAGTCAAGCCTCAAGGTAATTTGCAAGAAAGAGTGTGGCGATTTGAATTGCGACACGTATCAGGAAGCGCAGTTATTCCCGTGGGGACAAAGCTGACATTGTTAACCGAAGACCTACAGCCTTTTGATGGAAATCAAGTCCAAGCCACTACAGTTGTAGACAAACTATATATTGAAGTAGCGCTGGGGGATGAAGAAGAAGGTCTGGTGTGGGAGATTGAACCGACTCCCCAGGATTTTCAACGGGAAATTTTGTTTTTATAG